One stretch of Lachnospiraceae bacterium oral taxon 096 DNA includes these proteins:
- a CDS encoding ABC transporter ATP-binding protein, producing the protein MEKVLIHLEDFTMAYTDIPVIWDMDLDIYEGSITAIIGPNGAGKSTLMKGILGLMKPISGKVSIMGKSYKEVYKQIAYIPQTTTVNWNFPTTVIDVVTMGRYAGLGLFKRVNASEKEKALEALKKMKMEDFASRQISELSGGQKQRVFIARAIAQNALIYFMDEPLAGVDKKTENIIIETMREFKKEGKTIIAVHHDLNTLCEYFDHVIMVNKQLIASGRTEETFVKENIDATYGE; encoded by the coding sequence ATGGAAAAAGTATTGATACATTTGGAAGACTTTACAATGGCATATACGGATATTCCTGTAATATGGGATATGGATCTTGATATTTATGAGGGTAGTATTACTGCAATAATAGGGCCAAACGGCGCCGGTAAATCCACCTTGATGAAGGGAATACTTGGGCTTATGAAGCCTATTTCAGGTAAAGTAAGTATTATGGGTAAGTCTTACAAGGAGGTATATAAGCAGATTGCTTATATACCTCAGACCACCACGGTAAACTGGAATTTTCCCACTACAGTAATTGATGTGGTGACAATGGGAAGATATGCGGGACTTGGCTTATTTAAAAGAGTAAATGCTTCTGAAAAAGAAAAAGCTTTGGAAGCATTGAAAAAAATGAAAATGGAAGATTTTGCATCCAGACAGATTTCAGAACTTTCAGGGGGACAAAAACAAAGGGTATTCATAGCAAGGGCAATTGCTCAGAACGCTCTTATTTACTTTATGGATGAACCGCTTGCAGGAGTTGATAAGAAAACAGAGAATATAATTATAGAAACAATGAGGGAGTTTAAAAAAGAGGGGAAGACCATTATAGCGGTACACCATGATTTAAACACCCTATGCGAATATTTCGATCATGTAATTATGGTTAATAAGCAGCTTATAGCAAGCGGAAGGACCGAGGAAACCTTTGTAAAAGAGAATATAGATGCGACATATGGGGAGTAG
- a CDS encoding metal ABC transporter permease, with product MNISIITQYSFIVVAIGTMLLAMATGIVGTISILKGQSLIGDAVGHASLPGIILAFMISGRKSSLILIFGAIVAGIVAFILIQIIAEGSKIEADTAMAVILSAMFGMGMVLKSYIQGNPKYQGASQSGLASYIFGQAAYILREDVYIILAVSVISLALFIVFYKEIKVYVFDMVYAYTIGINSRLTSLLIMIITMILIAAGLKAVGAILISSMLITPAVTGLQWSKSYEKVLVIAAVTGAVSAFLGTFISSAVKGFSTGPSIILIMSVIALFSVLFAPRGIVRMLLNIRKMRVGK from the coding sequence ATGAATATAAGTATTATTACACAGTATTCGTTTATTGTGGTTGCGATAGGAACAATGCTGCTTGCCATGGCAACAGGTATAGTCGGAACGATAAGTATTTTAAAGGGGCAAAGTCTGATAGGTGATGCTGTAGGTCATGCATCACTTCCCGGAATAATTCTGGCATTTATGATATCCGGAAGAAAAAGTTCTCTTATTTTAATATTCGGTGCAATAGTGGCAGGTATAGTCGCTTTTATACTGATACAGATTATTGCGGAAGGCTCAAAGATAGAAGCGGACACCGCAATGGCTGTCATTTTATCTGCCATGTTCGGTATGGGTATGGTATTAAAAAGTTATATACAGGGTAATCCGAAATATCAGGGAGCTTCACAGTCGGGACTTGCCAGTTATATATTCGGTCAGGCGGCATATATACTAAGGGAGGATGTTTATATAATACTCGCTGTATCTGTCATATCTCTTGCCTTATTTATAGTCTTTTACAAAGAGATAAAGGTATATGTCTTTGATATGGTTTATGCATATACAATAGGGATAAATTCAAGGCTTACCTCTCTTCTTATAATGATAATAACCATGATTTTGATTGCGGCAGGTCTAAAGGCGGTGGGTGCCATTCTTATAAGCAGTATGCTTATAACACCTGCGGTTACAGGTTTGCAATGGAGTAAAAGTTATGAGAAAGTCTTAGTGATTGCGGCGGTAACAGGAGCCGTATCTGCCTTTTTGGGTACTTTTATAAGCAGTGCGGTGAAGGGATTTTCCACAGGACCAAGCATTATACTTATTATGTCTGTCATTGCTCTCTTTTCTGTATTGTTTGCACCGAGAGGTATTGTGAGAATGCTTTTAAATATTAGGAAGATGAGGGTAGGGAAATGA
- a CDS encoding metal ABC transporter permease: MIESLYILIITSLACAVLGVFLVLRRLSMVSDAISHSVLLGIVIGYFVTKDIGSVLLIIGASLFGVLTTVCIELLIKSKRVTEDASVGIIFPLFFSIAVILITRYARNVHLDTEVVLIGEIILAPLHRINFLGLSLPKALIQMSFVLLINIVFIAVFFRKLKISSFDPVYAGVAGIAGAGLYYVFMALVSFTAVSAFESVGAILTISFFISPAASAYLISKDLKITIFLAAVYAVVNSCIGYFLAVKFNVSMSGMCALVSGLTFMITIAVYPGGIITKIIRYIKNKNRFSRELLILHIDNHTGKKNALGELGYSTIREHIAWSDSKLKYVLDKLIKKGYVYRAKERGVYSLTETGKKLSDDIRKHYGLRVRENDMAKIDTGRDDYISAIYELIEKKEIATNKKISEILGVKAASVSEMLKKLVEEGEVYTENKSILLTETGKMRARALLTKHRLWELFLVEYLGYSWQDVHEDAKALEYVTSNGLKDRLNEFLNKPMHCPHGNEIYENHPETDKLKKLSEVSKGISCRLHKVEDDRDLIEYLEEKKIALGDEFVVKDIDDFDDSILVSSASEDKHIAGKAAVRMMVEII, from the coding sequence ATGATTGAATCTTTGTATATTCTTATAATAACCTCACTTGCCTGTGCTGTTTTGGGAGTGTTTTTAGTGTTAAGAAGACTTTCAATGGTTTCTGATGCAATCTCACATTCCGTACTCCTTGGAATAGTTATAGGATATTTTGTTACTAAAGATATAGGGAGTGTTTTATTAATAATAGGAGCAAGTCTTTTCGGTGTTTTAACGACTGTTTGTATAGAGTTACTGATAAAAAGTAAAAGAGTGACGGAAGATGCTTCTGTAGGTATAATTTTTCCGCTGTTTTTTTCGATAGCCGTTATACTTATTACAAGATATGCAAGAAATGTACATCTGGATACTGAGGTGGTTTTGATTGGAGAAATTATACTGGCTCCACTTCATAGAATAAATTTCCTTGGATTAAGCCTTCCAAAGGCTTTGATACAGATGAGTTTTGTACTTTTGATAAATATTGTATTTATAGCGGTTTTTTTTAGAAAACTGAAAATAAGTTCATTTGATCCTGTATATGCCGGAGTGGCCGGTATTGCAGGTGCAGGTCTTTATTATGTTTTTATGGCTTTGGTTTCATTTACTGCAGTTTCTGCGTTTGAGTCGGTAGGTGCGATACTTACAATATCCTTTTTTATTTCACCGGCTGCAAGTGCATATCTGATTTCAAAGGACCTTAAAATAACAATATTTTTGGCAGCTGTATATGCAGTAGTTAATTCTTGCATTGGTTATTTTCTTGCTGTAAAATTTAATGTATCCATGTCGGGAATGTGTGCTTTGGTTTCAGGATTAACATTTATGATAACCATTGCAGTATATCCAGGTGGAATCATTACTAAGATTATAAGATACATCAAAAACAAAAATCGTTTCAGTAGGGAACTTTTGATTTTACACATAGATAATCATACAGGAAAGAAAAATGCTCTTGGTGAATTGGGATACAGTACAATCAGAGAGCATATTGCCTGGTCTGACAGTAAGCTCAAATATGTTTTGGACAAGCTGATAAAAAAGGGATATGTTTATCGTGCAAAAGAAAGAGGTGTATATTCCCTGACTGAAACGGGTAAAAAATTAAGTGATGATATAAGAAAACATTACGGACTCAGAGTAAGGGAAAATGATATGGCTAAGATAGACACCGGTAGAGATGATTATATTTCAGCAATTTATGAGCTTATTGAAAAAAAGGAAATTGCAACAAATAAAAAGATCTCGGAGATTTTGGGAGTAAAGGCTGCATCTGTAAGTGAGATGTTAAAAAAACTGGTAGAAGAGGGTGAAGTATATACTGAGAACAAGTCGATTCTTTTGACGGAAACAGGTAAAATGAGGGCCAGAGCATTACTGACAAAGCATAGATTGTGGGAATTGTTTCTGGTGGAATATCTGGGTTATTCATGGCAGGATGTCCATGAGGATGCAAAAGCTTTGGAGTATGTCACTTCAAACGGACTAAAGGACAGACTGAATGAATTTCTAAATAAACCTATGCACTGCCCACACGGAAATGAAATATACGAAAATCATCCGGAGACCGATAAATTAAAAAAGCTTTCGGAGGTATCAAAGGGTATTTCCTGCCGACTACATAAAGTTGAAGATGACAGGGATTTGATTGAATATCTGGAAGAAAAAAAGATTGCTTTAGGAGATGAATTTGTGGTAAAGGATATCGATGATTTTGACGATTCGATACTTGTAAGCTCTGCAAGTGAAGATAAGCATATTGCGGGGAAAGCGGCAGTAAGGATGATGGTTGAAATTATTTAA
- a CDS encoding MATE family efflux transporter, with product METKNNSITEGPIGRQLLFFFFPILFGSFFQQLYNTADAMVVGRYVSKEALAAVGGTTGTLINLFVGFFVGISSGFSVIISQRFGAQRDEEVSQCVHTAITFSIITGLLLSVIGYILSPLALSLMNVPEDIFPLAKIYLQIYFMGMTANLVYNMGAAILRAIGDSRRPLYFLIASTFTNILLDILLVGILKIGVAGAAIATIVSQLVSAVLVIFVLLTTKTSYQLHILKLRIYIEPLKQMVYIGLAAGLQSMMYTISNIIIQAYVNALGTDTIAAWTVYGKIDTIFWMSIQAMGISTTTFVGQNFGAGKADRVKKGIRWSLFISFVMTISISVLLFLFGSHIFSLFTKDQEVIHQGNYILHHIASLFVTYVFVEIYSGSLRSVGDCWIPMVITGIGVCMLRILWLVIFFPTHQSITTVIASYPISWTTSSLFFIFYMHKFSGLQKWLKINT from the coding sequence ATGGAAACAAAAAACAATTCTATCACTGAAGGCCCAATCGGCAGACAATTACTCTTCTTTTTCTTTCCCATTTTGTTTGGCTCCTTTTTCCAACAACTCTATAACACAGCAGATGCTATGGTTGTTGGACGCTATGTCAGTAAGGAGGCACTTGCTGCTGTCGGAGGTACAACAGGAACCTTAATTAACCTTTTTGTTGGATTTTTTGTTGGAATTTCCTCCGGTTTCTCTGTCATTATTTCCCAACGATTTGGTGCACAAAGAGATGAGGAAGTCAGTCAATGTGTGCATACTGCCATTACTTTCTCCATTATCACTGGTCTTTTGCTTTCCGTCATCGGCTATATTCTCTCCCCATTGGCACTAAGTTTAATGAATGTGCCAGAGGATATCTTTCCACTAGCTAAAATTTATTTGCAAATTTATTTTATGGGAATGACAGCCAATCTTGTTTACAATATGGGAGCTGCGATTTTGCGTGCTATTGGTGATTCTAGGCGACCACTTTACTTTTTAATTGCATCGACATTTACCAATATTTTATTAGACATTCTTTTGGTCGGCATATTGAAAATTGGAGTTGCAGGTGCAGCCATTGCCACTATTGTGTCTCAATTGGTCAGTGCCGTCCTTGTCATTTTTGTGCTTTTGACCACTAAGACCTCCTATCAACTGCATATTCTAAAGCTTCGCATTTACATCGAGCCTCTAAAACAAATGGTCTACATCGGTCTAGCGGCTGGGCTCCAATCCATGATGTATACCATCTCGAATATTATTATCCAAGCCTATGTCAATGCCCTGGGCACAGACACCATTGCAGCTTGGACAGTATATGGAAAAATTGATACCATCTTTTGGATGTCCATTCAGGCTATGGGTATTTCCACCACAACCTTCGTTGGACAAAATTTTGGAGCTGGAAAAGCAGATCGTGTGAAAAAAGGTATTCGCTGGTCACTTTTCATTAGTTTTGTGATGACCATTTCGATCAGTGTATTGCTCTTTCTCTTTGGAAGCCATATCTTTTCCCTGTTTACCAAAGACCAAGAAGTTATTCACCAAGGAAATTATATCTTGCATCATATTGCCAGCTTGTTTGTTACCTATGTCTTTGTTGAGATTTATTCAGGATCACTTCGCAGCGTTGGCGATTGCTGGATTCCTATGGTCATCACAGGAATTGGTGTATGTATGCTTCGTATACTTTGGCTTGTCATTTTCTTCCCAACACACCAAAGTATCACAACGGTCATTGCCTCTTATCCAATCTCTTGGACAACAAGTTCACTATTCTTTATTTTCTATATGCATAAATTTAGTGGACTACAAAAATGGCTAAAAATCAACACCTAA